Proteins encoded in a region of the Streptomyces sp. NBC_00513 genome:
- a CDS encoding IclR family transcriptional regulator, with translation MALKPEPTAPFHSVQYALRVLETIARHTGGVTDAQIARETGLPSAHLSPMLLMLRREGYVLQVSDGAYAIGDSLVLLGSGVDRQQALQDKLQDTLDRLRDSVGAAVYISRYVDGEVRITQFADSPRTPKVHEWVDFRSAAHASAVGKCLLTQLDQNGRRDHLSRHKIARLTSKTIVNERVLFSKLDSQPATVPVLDLQEYAVGTVCAAVPITAGASVGCLALSMPVEHAHRLRAAAETLNRKAAPLLLSLTL, from the coding sequence GTGGCGCTGAAGCCCGAGCCGACCGCGCCGTTCCATTCGGTGCAGTACGCCCTTCGCGTACTCGAAACGATCGCCCGGCACACCGGCGGTGTGACCGACGCACAGATAGCGCGTGAGACAGGCCTGCCCTCGGCCCACCTGTCCCCGATGCTGCTCATGCTGCGCCGGGAGGGGTACGTGCTCCAGGTCTCCGACGGCGCCTACGCCATAGGGGACTCCCTCGTCCTCCTCGGCTCCGGCGTCGACCGGCAGCAGGCCCTCCAGGACAAGCTCCAGGACACCCTGGACCGACTGCGGGACTCGGTCGGAGCGGCGGTCTACATCAGCCGCTACGTCGACGGCGAGGTCCGCATCACCCAGTTCGCGGACAGTCCGCGCACCCCGAAGGTGCACGAGTGGGTCGACTTCCGCTCGGCGGCGCACGCCAGCGCGGTCGGCAAGTGCCTGCTGACCCAGCTCGACCAGAACGGTCGACGGGACCACCTGTCCCGGCACAAGATCGCCCGACTGACCTCGAAGACGATCGTGAACGAGCGCGTGCTGTTCTCCAAGCTGGACAGCCAGCCCGCCACCGTGCCCGTGCTGGACCTCCAGGAGTACGCCGTGGGCACCGTCTGCGCGGCGGTACCGATCACCGCCGGCGCCTCGGTGGGCTGCCTGGCCCTGTCGATGCCGGTCGAGCACGCGCACCGGCTGCGGGCCGCGGCGGAGACGCTGAACCGGAAGGCCGCGCCGCTGCTGCTGTCGCTCACGCTCTGA
- a CDS encoding AMP-binding protein, producing the protein MRTTTTPDTVAELIARQWGDHRPGLKHEHAVLSRHRTAQEAAARAALLVDLLPPEAEPHLGVLLDNTPEFPFWLGAAALAGAAVAGINPTRRGPELARDILHTDCRILVTERAHLPLLRGLDLPGVRILVTDTEEYARLLAPYAGAKPGEAVLSGGPTPASRMLLYFTSGSTGAPKAALCTQGRLAAAGTALARRFSVTPDDVHYVCMPLFHGNAVIADWLPALAGGASVALRRRFSASRFLDDVRAYEATYFTYVGRAIQYLLATEPRPDDRAHTLRLGFGTEAGAVDAARFTERFGVRLVEGYGATEGGASVVRTPDTPPAALGRAGAGDDLVVVDPQTGRQCPAAVLDGSGRLLNGREAIGELVNRGRGLFEGYWRNPDAEAARTRDGWYWTGDLFFRDAAGFLYFAGRTDDRLRVDSENLAAAVIENVLARWEDAAAVAVYAVPDEVAGDQVMAAVALRPGATFSPSAFAAFLAAQPDLGTKMPPRYVRVVPEMPTTATNKVHRVALRRAGFRCPDPVWWSPPGEPGYRPLDAQSLAALLSSYEAQGRSDLLDR; encoded by the coding sequence ATGCGGACGACGACCACACCCGACACCGTCGCGGAGCTCATCGCGCGCCAATGGGGCGACCACCGGCCCGGGCTGAAGCACGAGCACGCCGTCCTCAGCCGCCACCGGACCGCCCAGGAGGCCGCCGCGCGCGCCGCGCTGCTCGTCGACCTCCTGCCGCCGGAGGCCGAGCCGCACCTGGGAGTGCTGCTCGACAACACCCCGGAGTTCCCGTTCTGGCTCGGCGCGGCGGCCCTCGCGGGGGCCGCCGTCGCCGGGATCAACCCGACCCGGCGCGGCCCCGAACTGGCCCGCGACATCCTGCACACCGACTGCCGGATCCTCGTCACCGAGCGCGCCCACCTGCCGCTGCTGCGCGGCCTCGACCTGCCGGGCGTACGGATCCTCGTGACCGACACCGAGGAGTACGCGCGACTGCTGGCGCCCTACGCGGGAGCCAAGCCGGGGGAGGCCGTACTCTCCGGCGGCCCCACCCCCGCCTCCCGGATGCTCCTCTACTTCACCTCCGGCTCCACCGGCGCCCCCAAGGCCGCCCTCTGCACCCAGGGCCGCCTGGCCGCCGCCGGAACCGCGCTGGCCCGCCGGTTCTCGGTCACCCCCGACGACGTCCACTACGTCTGCATGCCGCTCTTCCACGGCAACGCGGTCATCGCCGACTGGCTGCCGGCGCTGGCCGGCGGCGCGTCCGTGGCCCTGAGGCGGCGCTTCTCGGCCTCCCGGTTCCTGGACGACGTACGGGCCTACGAGGCCACCTACTTCACCTACGTCGGCCGGGCGATCCAGTACCTCCTGGCCACCGAGCCCCGCCCCGACGACCGCGCGCACACCCTGCGGCTCGGCTTCGGCACCGAGGCCGGCGCGGTGGACGCCGCCCGCTTCACCGAGCGGTTCGGGGTCCGCCTGGTGGAGGGCTACGGGGCCACCGAGGGCGGCGCGTCCGTGGTCCGCACCCCCGACACCCCGCCGGCCGCACTGGGCCGCGCCGGCGCCGGGGACGACCTCGTCGTCGTCGACCCGCAGACGGGCAGGCAATGCCCGGCGGCCGTCCTCGACGGCTCGGGCCGCCTCCTCAACGGCCGCGAGGCCATCGGAGAACTCGTCAACCGAGGCCGCGGCCTCTTCGAGGGCTACTGGCGCAACCCCGACGCCGAGGCGGCGCGCACCCGCGACGGCTGGTACTGGACCGGAGACCTCTTCTTCCGCGACGCCGCCGGATTCCTCTACTTCGCGGGCCGCACCGACGACCGACTGCGGGTCGACAGCGAGAACCTCGCCGCGGCCGTCATCGAGAACGTCCTCGCCCGATGGGAGGACGCGGCGGCCGTGGCGGTCTACGCCGTGCCGGACGAGGTCGCGGGCGACCAGGTGATGGCGGCCGTCGCCCTCCGCCCGGGGGCGACGTTCTCCCCGTCGGCGTTCGCCGCGTTCCTCGCCGCGCAGCCCGACCTGGGCACGAAGATGCCGCCGCGCTACGTCCGGGTGGTCCCCGAGATGCCGACGACGGCGACGAACAAGGTCCACCGCGTGGCCCTGCGCCGCGCCGGCTTCCGCTGCCCGGACCCGGTCTGGTGGTCCCCGCCGGGCGAACCGGGTTACCGGCCCCTGGACGCCCAGTCCCTGGCCGCCCTGCTGTCCTCCTACGAGGCCCAGGGCCGGTCCGACCTCCTGGACCGCTGA
- a CDS encoding lytic polysaccharide monooxygenase → MPKRAGVTALGLGLVAGATLLGTPTASSHGYTDTPISRQKLCANKTVSNCGQIQWEPQSAEGFKGFPAAGPADGKICAAGNAQFAELDDQRGGTWPATRVNSGQSYGFRWQFTANHSTTDFKYYVTKNGWDPTKPLTRAALDPQPFLTVAYNGARPAMTTVHQGAMPSGKTGRHLILAVWTVNDTPMAFYSCSDVQF, encoded by the coding sequence ATGCCCAAACGAGCCGGCGTCACGGCCCTCGGTCTCGGCCTCGTCGCCGGCGCCACCCTCCTCGGCACCCCCACCGCCAGCAGTCACGGATACACCGACACCCCCATCAGTCGCCAGAAGCTCTGTGCCAACAAGACCGTCTCCAACTGCGGCCAGATCCAGTGGGAACCGCAGAGCGCCGAGGGCTTCAAGGGCTTCCCGGCCGCCGGACCGGCCGACGGGAAGATATGCGCGGCCGGCAACGCCCAGTTCGCCGAACTCGACGACCAGCGCGGCGGGACCTGGCCCGCCACCCGCGTCAACAGCGGTCAGAGCTACGGCTTCCGGTGGCAGTTCACCGCCAACCACTCCACCACCGACTTCAAGTACTACGTCACCAAGAACGGCTGGGACCCCACCAAGCCGCTCACCCGGGCCGCCCTCGACCCCCAGCCCTTCCTCACGGTCGCCTACAACGGCGCCCGCCCCGCCATGACCACCGTCCACCAGGGCGCCATGCCGAGCGGGAAGACCGGTCGGCACCTGATCCTGGCGGTCTGGACCGTCAACGACACCCCGATGGCCTTCTACTCCTGCTCCGACGTTCAATTCTGA
- a CDS encoding SPFH domain-containing protein codes for MTEATMYPTRTTSTTGDFPVPPVPHGSRPLAAGARPGPAAADGAIRPDATAPSQAPRPGRWTTAPAPVVPPAPVAAESIAAPAPAVVPAPAPARPAWAPGARPEPAAAPAGPHPATATAPHDLDVPRPVADAAPQPLPPPAPPEPRGGEAADGAASRYPGDLPAPARHPWASHPGAPIPPVDPAPRTVTAVPAPGAADRADESPAYASAPRPHPAHAADRPADDAHARPAVPEPMLPTPHPAFARPAFAHAGPPAAADPGAGEPGAGEPYPRHARPEPVAAPPPVPEYRGSVPVEPERRPLRAAAPEPAAYPTPAQGHPADAPDTAPPAWPARAESATPYPQPPRDAPANHAPGTPEPPVVPASPAEGPTGEAQDARAHPDAVPAARAEVDAPADAPRPRPVTDRRPAPAPEPRPPAALAPTPGPAVAGHPQDELWPPAEPVVRTVPGPDVAGVAADGVADLVARAVARGMADADEDDTRDLPRLRPAQGASATAVPVHLPFLGQAPTGPPVPAGDPAARRSGHAAPASRPAAGRRVPRGDDRLREHRGPVLPGWIAVAVGGLALAGCSAVLWRAGAVPDALAAGFGAAPRAYQGLRATHWPPLAFLGIVTLLALGGLGRAKAGHAWVLTLFGSYRGTVRRTGLTWVSPLLLRRRVDVRLRHWRSDPMPAVDSGGLALQVVVQVVWQVKDTARATLAVGDHTEYLAEQVESAMARVLSQLPADAFHDDAPTLRDAEAVGDALTRLLAAETEAVGVEVFSAQPTRIEYAPEVAEAMRRRRIAAIDARHRDAVLSSVVDAVDDTVHRLTSRGIVELDDYERKALVKDLTVAFYTGRSDQ; via the coding sequence ATGACGGAGGCAACGATGTACCCCACCCGCACCACGTCCACGACGGGCGACTTCCCCGTTCCTCCGGTCCCGCACGGTTCCCGGCCCCTCGCCGCCGGCGCCCGCCCGGGCCCCGCCGCCGCAGACGGAGCGATCCGGCCCGACGCGACGGCGCCTTCCCAGGCCCCCCGCCCGGGGCGCTGGACCACCGCCCCGGCCCCGGTGGTGCCCCCGGCTCCGGTCGCGGCCGAGTCGATCGCGGCCCCCGCTCCGGCGGTGGTTCCCGCCCCGGCCCCGGCCCGTCCCGCGTGGGCGCCCGGGGCCCGGCCGGAGCCGGCCGCGGCCCCGGCCGGGCCCCACCCGGCCACCGCGACGGCCCCGCACGACCTCGACGTACCGCGCCCGGTCGCCGACGCGGCCCCGCAGCCGCTGCCCCCGCCGGCCCCGCCGGAACCCCGCGGGGGAGAGGCGGCCGACGGCGCGGCCTCCCGGTACCCGGGCGACCTGCCCGCCCCGGCCCGACACCCGTGGGCCTCGCACCCCGGCGCCCCGATCCCCCCGGTCGACCCCGCGCCCCGGACCGTGACCGCCGTTCCCGCGCCCGGCGCCGCCGACCGCGCCGACGAGTCACCCGCGTACGCCTCGGCGCCCCGCCCCCACCCGGCGCACGCCGCCGACCGGCCGGCCGACGACGCGCACGCCCGCCCGGCCGTGCCCGAGCCGATGCTCCCGACGCCGCACCCGGCGTTCGCACGGCCGGCGTTCGCCCACGCGGGTCCGCCCGCGGCGGCCGACCCGGGCGCGGGGGAGCCGGGTGCGGGGGAGCCGTACCCCCGCCACGCCCGGCCGGAGCCCGTGGCGGCCCCGCCGCCCGTGCCGGAGTACCGCGGCTCCGTTCCCGTCGAGCCGGAGCGCCGCCCCCTGCGCGCCGCCGCGCCGGAGCCGGCGGCGTACCCGACGCCCGCCCAGGGTCACCCCGCCGACGCTCCGGACACCGCCCCGCCGGCGTGGCCCGCCCGCGCGGAGTCGGCGACCCCGTACCCGCAGCCGCCCCGGGACGCCCCTGCGAACCACGCGCCCGGGACCCCCGAGCCCCCGGTCGTGCCGGCCTCCCCGGCCGAGGGACCGACCGGGGAAGCCCAGGACGCGCGGGCGCACCCGGACGCGGTGCCGGCCGCACGCGCCGAGGTGGACGCCCCGGCGGACGCCCCGCGGCCCCGGCCCGTGACGGACCGCCGGCCCGCCCCGGCCCCGGAACCCCGGCCTCCGGCCGCCCTCGCCCCGACCCCCGGCCCGGCCGTGGCCGGCCACCCGCAGGACGAGCTCTGGCCGCCCGCCGAACCCGTCGTGCGCACGGTCCCCGGACCGGACGTGGCCGGCGTCGCGGCGGACGGCGTCGCCGATCTCGTCGCCCGGGCCGTGGCCCGCGGCATGGCGGACGCCGACGAGGACGACACCCGGGACCTCCCCCGGCTCCGTCCCGCCCAGGGGGCCTCGGCCACCGCGGTGCCCGTGCACCTGCCCTTCCTCGGGCAGGCGCCCACGGGGCCCCCCGTTCCGGCCGGGGACCCGGCCGCACGGCGGTCCGGGCACGCGGCCCCCGCGTCCCGCCCCGCGGCCGGCCGTCGTGTCCCCCGGGGCGACGACCGGCTCCGCGAACACCGCGGACCCGTACTGCCCGGCTGGATCGCCGTGGCCGTCGGCGGCCTCGCGCTGGCCGGCTGCTCGGCGGTGCTCTGGCGGGCCGGCGCCGTCCCCGATGCCCTCGCCGCCGGCTTCGGCGCGGCCCCGCGCGCCTACCAGGGGCTGCGCGCGACCCACTGGCCCCCGCTCGCCTTCCTCGGCATCGTCACGCTCCTCGCACTGGGCGGGCTGGGCCGCGCCAAGGCCGGCCACGCCTGGGTGCTGACCCTCTTCGGCAGCTACCGGGGCACGGTCCGCCGTACCGGCCTCACCTGGGTCAGCCCGCTGCTGCTGCGCCGGCGGGTGGACGTGCGGCTGCGCCACTGGCGCAGCGACCCCATGCCCGCGGTGGACTCGGGGGGCCTCGCCCTCCAGGTGGTCGTGCAGGTCGTCTGGCAGGTCAAGGACACGGCCCGCGCCACCCTCGCCGTCGGGGACCACACGGAGTACCTGGCCGAGCAGGTCGAGTCGGCCATGGCCCGGGTGCTGTCCCAGCTGCCGGCCGACGCCTTCCACGACGACGCCCCGACGCTGCGCGACGCCGAGGCGGTCGGTGACGCGCTGACCCGCCTGCTGGCGGCCGAGACCGAGGCCGTCGGCGTGGAGGTGTTCTCCGCCCAGCCCACCCGGATCGAGTACGCCCCGGAGGTGGCGGAGGCCATGCGGCGCCGTCGGATCGCGGCGATCGACGCCCGGCATCGGGATGCCGTGCTGTCCTCGGTCGTCGACGCGGTCGACGACACGGTCCACCGGCTCACGTCACGGGGGATCGTCGAGCTGGACGACTACGAGCGCAAGGCCCTGGTGAAGGACCTCACCGTGGCCTTCTACACCGGCCGCTCGGACCAGTAG
- a CDS encoding peptidoglycan-binding protein, which produces MPMPVFEEYEPAGDCVCLGCAQRRRALARARAIPLRDGGHRAARGARRALVLATAAGVVLGGGGSAALAASAAAPGLGPVRLDDPDPGSPQGGRSPLHGPKGTPAKPGGLPGAPSTIRRIDRTTIINRAKLWLDAKVPYSMSEYWSDGYRQDCSGYVSMAWNLGTNEWTGSLDTFATRIAKEELLPGDMLLFHNPADPNNGSHVVLFGGWVDGTRTHYVAYEQTRPHTRKQATPYGYWANATKYLPYRFNGVTGGVPGSTPTPPVTPVELPATGSPPAVSATFPGASKFGPGANNEYVTQLGRLLIERGGARFYPNGPGPVWSDEDRLATQAFQRAQGWTGADADGIPGAHTWRLLALRQGKSIPPAASTTPTKPTTPTKPTTPTTPTKPTTPVGQAGPGGVPAYPGKAFFRPGRSHALITALGRRLVQKGFGKHYTSGPGALWSEADRRNVEAFQRAQGWRGASADGYPGPETWRRLFA; this is translated from the coding sequence ATGCCCATGCCGGTCTTCGAGGAGTACGAGCCCGCGGGCGACTGCGTCTGCCTCGGGTGCGCGCAGCGCCGTCGCGCCCTCGCCCGTGCGCGGGCCATACCGCTTCGCGACGGCGGCCACCGCGCCGCCCGCGGCGCGCGCCGGGCGCTGGTGCTCGCCACCGCCGCCGGCGTGGTCCTGGGCGGCGGCGGCTCCGCCGCACTGGCCGCCTCCGCCGCGGCACCCGGACTCGGCCCGGTGCGGCTCGACGACCCCGATCCGGGCTCCCCGCAAGGCGGCCGATCCCCGCTGCACGGGCCGAAGGGCACGCCCGCCAAGCCCGGCGGCCTGCCCGGTGCCCCGTCGACGATCCGACGCATCGACCGGACGACGATCATCAACCGGGCGAAGCTGTGGCTGGACGCCAAGGTCCCCTACAGCATGTCCGAGTACTGGTCGGACGGCTACCGGCAGGACTGCTCGGGCTACGTCTCGATGGCCTGGAACCTCGGCACCAACGAGTGGACCGGCAGCCTCGACACCTTCGCCACCCGGATCGCGAAGGAGGAACTGCTGCCGGGCGACATGCTGCTCTTCCACAATCCGGCGGACCCCAACAACGGCTCGCACGTCGTCCTCTTCGGCGGCTGGGTCGACGGGACGCGGACGCACTACGTCGCCTACGAGCAGACCCGCCCGCACACCCGCAAACAGGCCACCCCGTACGGGTACTGGGCCAACGCGACGAAGTACCTCCCCTACCGCTTCAACGGGGTCACGGGAGGCGTCCCCGGCAGCACGCCCACGCCTCCGGTGACGCCCGTCGAACTCCCGGCGACCGGGTCCCCGCCGGCGGTGTCGGCGACCTTCCCCGGTGCCTCGAAGTTCGGGCCGGGCGCGAACAACGAGTACGTGACCCAGCTCGGCCGGTTGCTGATCGAACGCGGCGGCGCCCGCTTCTACCCCAACGGCCCCGGCCCGGTGTGGTCCGACGAGGACCGGCTGGCCACCCAGGCGTTCCAACGGGCGCAGGGATGGACCGGCGCGGACGCCGACGGCATTCCCGGCGCCCACACCTGGCGGCTGCTGGCCCTGAGGCAGGGCAAGAGCATCCCGCCGGCGGCATCGACCACGCCCACCAAGCCGACCACGCCCACCAAGCCGACCACGCCGACCACGCCCACGAAGCCGACGACACCGGTCGGTCAGGCGGGGCCGGGCGGGGTGCCCGCCTACCCGGGGAAGGCCTTCTTCCGACCGGGCCGGTCCCACGCGCTCATCACCGCCCTCGGTCGCCGACTGGTGCAGAAGGGCTTCGGCAAGCACTACACGTCCGGCCCGGGCGCCCTCTGGAGCGAGGCCGACCGCCGCAACGTCGAGGCCTTCCAGCGCGCCCAGGGCTGGCGCGGCGCCTCGGCCGACGGCTACCCGGGCCCGGAAACCTGGCGCCGGCTGTTCGCATGA
- a CDS encoding class F sortase, producing MLTVAAWSVLVCGLWLWGREITGVPPSPAGQAGGVVVPGLPAAHAPLAGALPARVDVPAMGIQAPVIFRRLDAQGAIEPPPYESPGTVGWWSGGTLPGAAGTALMVGHVDTKSKPAVFFGLSTAEPGGKVRVHRADGSVAEFTIEDVKVYERAGFDPAKAYGPRIKGRAELRLVTCGGTYDKAAKQYTANVVVSAYLTGVGARTGTAA from the coding sequence GTGCTGACCGTCGCCGCGTGGTCGGTGTTGGTGTGCGGCCTGTGGCTGTGGGGTCGCGAGATCACCGGGGTTCCGCCCTCGCCCGCCGGTCAGGCGGGCGGGGTGGTGGTCCCGGGGCTGCCGGCGGCGCACGCCCCGCTGGCCGGGGCCCTGCCGGCGCGGGTGGACGTGCCCGCCATGGGCATCCAGGCGCCGGTGATCTTCCGCAGGCTCGACGCGCAGGGTGCGATCGAGCCGCCGCCGTACGAGAGTCCGGGCACGGTGGGCTGGTGGAGCGGCGGCACCCTGCCGGGCGCGGCCGGCACCGCGTTGATGGTCGGCCACGTGGACACCAAGTCCAAGCCCGCCGTGTTCTTCGGTCTGAGCACCGCCGAGCCGGGCGGCAAGGTCCGGGTCCACCGGGCGGACGGCTCGGTCGCGGAGTTCACGATCGAGGACGTGAAGGTCTACGAGCGCGCCGGCTTCGACCCGGCCAAGGCGTACGGCCCGCGGATCAAGGGGCGGGCGGAACTGCGACTGGTGACGTGCGGGGGCACGTACGACAAGGCCGCCAAGCAGTACACGGCCAATGTGGTGGTTTCCGCCTACCTGACGGGCGTCGGCGCCCGGACCGGAACGGCCGCGTAG
- a CDS encoding HAD-IIA family hydrolase, with the protein MAERKPIESWLTDMDGVLIHEGTPIPGADAFIKRLRESGKPFLVLTNNSIYTPRDLQARLNRMGLQVPVENIWTSALATAKFLDDQRPGGTAYVIGEAGLTTALHDIGYILTDHEPDYVVLGETRTYSFEAMTKAVRLINAGARFICTNPDETGPSTEGPLPATGAVAALITKATGKQPYFAGKPNPLMMRTGLNAIGAHSESSAMIGDRMDTDVLAGLEAGMQTFLVLTGLTSVEDTEKFPYRPTKTVDSIADLVDLV; encoded by the coding sequence GTGGCAGAGCGCAAGCCGATCGAATCCTGGCTCACCGACATGGACGGGGTCCTCATCCACGAGGGCACCCCGATCCCGGGCGCGGATGCCTTCATCAAGCGGCTGCGCGAGTCCGGCAAGCCCTTCCTGGTGCTGACCAACAACTCCATCTACACCCCGCGCGACCTCCAGGCCCGCCTCAACCGCATGGGTCTCCAGGTGCCCGTCGAGAACATCTGGACCTCCGCGCTCGCCACCGCCAAGTTCCTCGACGACCAGCGTCCGGGCGGCACGGCGTACGTCATCGGCGAGGCCGGGCTGACCACGGCCCTGCACGACATCGGCTACATCCTCACGGACCACGAGCCGGACTACGTGGTGCTGGGCGAGACCCGCACGTACAGCTTCGAGGCGATGACCAAGGCCGTCCGGCTGATCAACGCCGGCGCCCGTTTCATCTGTACCAACCCCGACGAGACCGGCCCGTCCACCGAGGGTCCGCTGCCCGCCACGGGCGCGGTCGCCGCGCTGATCACCAAGGCGACGGGCAAGCAGCCGTACTTCGCTGGCAAGCCCAACCCGCTGATGATGCGGACCGGCCTCAACGCCATCGGCGCGCACTCCGAGAGCAGCGCGATGATCGGCGACCGGATGGACACCGACGTCCTGGCCGGGCTGGAGGCGGGCATGCAGACCTTCCTGGTGCTGACCGGTCTCACCTCGGTCGAGGACACCGAGAAGTTCCCCTACCGTCCGACGAAGACGGTCGACTCGATCGCCGACCTGGTCGATCTCGTCTGA
- a CDS encoding alkaline phosphatase family protein: MSPAQSPRRVLTVAAVAATLLATALGAHPAGATEAAGTDKVLVIGLDGVVLDRVKTADAPHLNGLMAQGLTAKSTLYANPMAVTSSGPGWSSIATGVWPDKHGVKDNSFTGKNYTAYPDFLTRVENAKPALNTYAAADWEPITSTDQNGPIFSSKVDKRLSLKGDRDGYGSEDPKIAAAAAAELRDQNPDAAFVYLGEVDHAGHTSGAASQEYLNAIARVDVLVGKLLTAVENRPTRDRENWTILVTTDHGHTDGGGHGGSTIAERGTFVIAKGPGIQAGSVRTDVRLVDVAATALAQVGVGGAALDGVPLNAPDNDPFDTLRPNLQARVDETGIPAGVKGFTHTPPAGWAVDNSKMGTGGVTEWAGWAFATDEFWSQSQRDQWRELNVRSRDVFAVADSDEWDDKSHTGTFDSTLLTPKWPVTGGSTRTLSYRSHYRHEAGQTAQVLVSYNGGAPTVVKTYAADALARTESLSLRVPAGATDVQVRFRYSGANNWFWAVDDVTLG, encoded by the coding sequence GTGTCCCCTGCCCAGTCGCCGCGCCGCGTCCTGACGGTCGCCGCCGTCGCCGCCACCCTGCTGGCCACCGCCCTCGGCGCCCACCCCGCCGGCGCCACCGAGGCCGCCGGCACCGACAAGGTGCTCGTCATCGGTCTCGACGGCGTCGTCCTCGACCGCGTCAAGACCGCCGACGCGCCCCATCTCAACGGCCTGATGGCCCAGGGCCTGACCGCCAAGAGCACCCTCTACGCGAACCCGATGGCCGTCACCTCCTCCGGCCCCGGCTGGTCCAGCATCGCCACCGGCGTCTGGCCCGACAAGCACGGCGTGAAGGACAACTCCTTCACCGGCAAGAACTACACGGCGTACCCGGACTTCCTGACCCGCGTCGAGAACGCCAAGCCGGCCCTCAACACCTACGCCGCCGCCGACTGGGAGCCCATCACCTCCACCGACCAGAACGGCCCGATCTTCTCCTCGAAGGTCGACAAGCGGCTCTCCCTCAAGGGCGACCGCGACGGCTACGGCAGCGAGGACCCCAAGATCGCCGCCGCGGCCGCCGCCGAACTGCGCGACCAGAACCCGGACGCCGCCTTCGTCTACCTCGGCGAGGTCGACCACGCGGGCCACACCTCCGGCGCGGCGAGCCAGGAGTACCTCAACGCCATCGCCCGCGTCGACGTCCTCGTCGGCAAGCTCCTCACCGCCGTCGAGAACCGACCCACCCGCGACCGGGAGAACTGGACGATCCTGGTCACCACCGACCACGGCCACACCGACGGCGGCGGCCACGGCGGATCCACGATCGCGGAGCGCGGCACCTTCGTCATCGCCAAGGGCCCCGGGATCCAAGCGGGTTCGGTACGCACCGACGTACGGCTCGTCGACGTCGCCGCGACCGCGCTCGCCCAGGTCGGCGTCGGCGGCGCCGCCCTCGACGGAGTCCCGCTGAACGCCCCCGACAACGACCCCTTCGACACCCTGCGCCCCAACCTCCAGGCCCGCGTGGACGAGACGGGCATCCCGGCCGGAGTGAAGGGCTTCACGCACACCCCGCCCGCCGGCTGGGCCGTGGACAACTCGAAGATGGGCACGGGCGGGGTCACCGAGTGGGCCGGGTGGGCCTTCGCGACCGACGAGTTCTGGAGCCAGTCACAGCGCGACCAGTGGCGCGAGCTGAACGTCCGCTCCCGCGACGTGTTCGCCGTGGCGGACTCCGACGAGTGGGACGACAAGAGCCACACCGGCACCTTCGACTCCACCCTGCTCACCCCCAAGTGGCCGGTCACCGGCGGCTCCACGAGGACCCTGAGCTACCGGAGCCACTACCGCCACGAGGCCGGGCAGACCGCCCAGGTCCTGGTCTCGTACAACGGCGGCGCCCCGACCGTGGTCAAGACGTACGCGGCCGACGCCCTCGCCAGGACCGAGAGCCTGAGCCTGCGGGTACCGGCCGGCGCCACCGACGTCCAGGTCCGCTTCCGCTACAGCGGCGCCAACAACTGGTTCTGGGCCGTGGACGACGTCACCCTCGGCTGA